TTGTTTGTAGTCATAGGCTAATGGTTTAGTTTGCCTTTGATAGTCACTCCAACCCTATCCCAGAGCTATTTTTCAACATTACAACAGGTGGCAGGTACCCTAGTagttaagagcgttggaccagtaactgaaaggtcgctggttcaaatccctgagctgactaggtgacaAAAAAGAGAAATGTAACAGGGAGGGAAtaagtaaggtgtgtgtgtgtgtgtgtgtgtgtgtgtgtgtgtgtgtgtgtgtgtgtgtgtgtgtgtgtgtgtgtgtgtgtgtgtgtgtgtgtgtgtgtgtgtgtgtgccaaaatCTCTCAATACCTGTAGTAGTTGGGTTTGAAGGGGCCGTTCTTGTTCAGACCCATGTACTTTGCCTGCTCATCAGACAACTCTGTCAGGTGGGCGTCAAAATTGGACAGATGCAAGCTGGCCACATACTCATCTGAAATACACAGGTGGCTTGTGAAGTGGtagatcaaatgttatttgtcacatgcgccgaatacaacaggtgtagtagaccttacagtgaaatatttACTTAGGTGGATAGCAACAAAAGTAATGTGTgtttcccaaaatggcaccctactccctatgtagtgcacaccATCTGACCAGGGCCGATATGgtcgtagtgcactacataatgaatagggtgccatttgggacagaacaACACTTCTGTTTGGAAAATGCATTTTTATGGTAAAAAGCTTGAGGTTGTGACATTGAACCACACAACAAACTGAGCATTGAAAACTGTGAGTGGATTCTATTCATTGAGATTTGATATCTACAGTGTTTATTAAGATTTGATATCTACagtgtttattacatttttaatcAATAAGGCTCAGTTcaatccaaatggcaccctattccctatttagtgcactacttttaatcaAAGctctatgggccatggtcaaaagtagtgcactatataaggaatagggtgccatggtcTTACCCATCTTTTTAGGCAGCAGATAGACATCCTGTTTGTAGCGTCCCTCAGGAGCATTGAACAGCTCAATCAGAGCCAGGgcctacagagagacacagaccacCAGAGAGTCTCAACGCTGCCAACATCCCACTCTCACAAAGCTCAGGTAGCAGGAGAACAACAGGAGAACAGAGTACCTCTGGTCTCGTCTTCAGCAAACCGCCACAACTAGAAGTAGGACTATTACAACGTCTGTAACACATGCAGCCCAGTATTGCTTAGTTAATCTCTGTGTCCTGAACACTGTCACAATGTCAATGAATGACTCTAACTACTATGTGTACATCTGGGGAAAAGCACTGAAAACCGGTGAGAGTTAAATTGTGATGATACAATGCATCTAACTTGTATTTCCATGTGTCAATGTTCTGATTGGATCGGTctctatgtaaataaacaatgtCAATATGTCTCACCCTGACTAGTGGCTGTGATAGACAGGACAATATGTCTCACCTGAGTAGTGGCTGTGATAGACAGGACAATATGTCTCACCTTGACTAGTGGCTGTGTTAGACAGGACAATATGTCTCACCTGAGTAGTGGCTGTGATAGACAGGACAATATGTCTCACCTTGACTAGTGGCTGTGTTAGACAGGACAATATGTCTCACCTGAGTAGTGGCTGTGATAGACAGGACAATATGTCTCACCTGACTAGTGGCTGTGATAGACAGGACAATATGTCTCACCTTGAGTAGTGGCTGTGTTAGACAGGACAATATGTCTCACCTTGACTAGTGGCTGTGTTAGACAGGACAATATGTCTCACCTTGACTAGTGGCTGTGTTAGACAGGACAATATGTCTCACCTTGACTAGTGGCTGTGATAGACAGGACAATATGTCTCACCTTGACTAGTGGCTGTGATAGACAGGACAATATGTCTCACCTTGACTAGTGGCTGTGATAGACAGGACAATATGTCTCACCTGACTAGTGGCTGTGATAGACAGGACAATATGTCTCACCTTGACTAGTGGCTGTGATAGACAGGACAATATGTCTCACCTTGACTAGTGGCTGTGATAGACAGGACAATATGTCTCACCTGACTAGTGGCTGTGATAGACAGGACAATATGTCTCACCTTGACTAGTGGCTGTGATAGACAGGACAATATGTCTCACCTGACTAGTGGCTGTGATAGACAGGACAATATGTCTCACCTTGAGTAGTGGCTGTGATAGACAGGACAATATGTCTCACCTGAGTAGTGGCTGTGATAGACAGGACAAACGTAGGTACTGTAGAACAGCTCAGATTCAAAAGACGACCCtataggaaacacacacacacacatcaatacactggTCAGTTTTATAGCCATTCTCAGGGAAACACCTTTCAAATCAAAACAGAGATTATAAGAGAGAAATTGTAGGGTTGTGATGATGACCAAACAACAAGGAATAAATGACTATCGCAGAGTAAACACTCTACCCTCACAGTACACACTCTACCCTCGCAGTAGAGTACACGCTCTACCCTCGCAGTAGAGTACACGCTCTACCCTCGCAGTAGAGTGCACGCTCTACCCTCGCAGTAGAGTGCACGCTCTACCCTCGCAGTAGAGTGCACGCTCTACCCTCGCAGTAGAGTGCACGCTCTACCCTCGCAGTAGAGTACACGCTCTACCCTCGCAGTAGAGTGCACGCTCTACCCTCGCAGTAGAGTGCACGCTCTGCCCTCGCAGTAGAGTGCACGCTCTGCCCTCGCAGTAGAGTGCACGCTCTGCCCTCGCAGTAGAGTGCACGCTCTGCCCTCGCAGTAGAGTACACGCTCTGCCCTCGCAGTAGAGTGCACGCTCTGCCCTCGCAGTAGAGTGCACGCTCTGCCCTCGCAGTAGAGTGCACGCTCTGCCCTCGCAGTAGAGTGCACGCTCTGCCCTCGCAGTAGAGTGCACGCTCTGCCCTCGCAGTAGAGTGCACGCTCTGCCCTCGCAGTAGAGTGCACGCTCTGCCCTCGCAGTAGAGTGCACGCTCTGCCCTCGCAGTAGAGTGCACGCTCTGCCCTCGCAGTAGAGTGCACGCTCTGCCCTCGCAGTAGAGTGCACGCTCTGCCCTCGCAGTAGAGTGCACGCTCTGCCCTCGCAGTAGAGTGCACGCTCTGCCCTCGCAGTAGAGTGCACGCTCTGCCCTCGCAGTAGAGTGCACGCTCTACCCTCGCAGTAGAGTGCACGCTCTACCCTCGCAGCAGAGTGCACGCTCTACCCTCACAGCAGAGTGCACGCTCTACCTTCACAGTAGAGTGCACGCTCTACCCTCACAGTAGAGTGCACGCTCTACCCTCACAGTAGAGTGCACGCTCTACCCTCACAGTAGAGTGCACGCTCTACCCTCACAGTAGAGTGCACGCTCTACCCTCACAGTAGAGTGCACGCTCTACCCTCACAGTAGAGTGCACGCTCTACCCTCACAGTAGAGTACACGCTCTACCCTCACAGTAGAGTGCACACTACCCCCTCATAGTGCACACTATCCCCTCACAGTAGAGTTCACACTATCCCCTCACAGTAGAGTACACACTCTACCCTCACAGTAGAGTACACACTCTACCCTCACAGTAGAGTACACACTCTACCCTCACAGTAGAGTACACACTCTACCCTCACAGTCGAGTACACACTCTACCCTCACAGTCGAGTACACACTCTACCCTCACAGTAGAGTACACACTCTACCCTCACAGTAGAGTACACACTCTACCCTCACAGTAGAGTACACACTCTAACCTCACAGTAGAGTACACACTCTACCCTCACAGTAGAGTACACACACTACCCTCACAGTACACACACTACCCTCACAGTAGAGTACACTCTACCCTCACAATACACACTCTACCCTCACAATACACACTCTACCTTCACAATACACACTCTACCCTCGAAGTAGAGTACACACTCTACCCTCACAGTAGAGTACACACTCTACCCTCGCAGTAGAGTACACACTCTACCCTCGCAGTAGAGTACACACTCTACCCTCGCAGTAGAGTACACACTCTACCCTCGCAGTAGAGTACACACTCTACCCTCGCAGTAGTACACACTATCACCTCGCAGTAGAGTACACACTCTACCCTCACAGTAGAGTACACACTATCCCCTCACAGTACACACTATCCCCTCACAGTACACACTATCACCTCGCAGTAGAGTACACACTCTACCCTCACAGTAGAGTACACACTATCCCCTCACAGTACACACTATCACCTCGCAGTAGAGTACACACTCTACCCTCACAGTAGAGTACACACTATCCCCTCACAGTACACACTATCCCCTCACAGTACACACTATCCCCTCACAGTACACACTATCCCCTCACAGTACACACTATCCCCTCACAGTATACACTATCCCCTCACAGTAGAGTACACACTATCCCCTCACAGTAGAGTACACACTATCCCCTCACAGTAGAGTGCACACTATCCCCTCACAGTACACACTATCCCCTCACAGTACACACTATCCCCTCACAGTACACACTATCCCCTCACAGTATACACTATCCCCTCACAGTACACACTATCCCCTCACAGTATACACTATCCCCTCACAGTAGAGTACACACTATCCCCTCACAGTAGAGTGCACACTATCCCCTCACAGTACACACTATCCCCTCACAGTACACACTATCCCCTCACAGTACACACTATCCCCTCGCAGTAGAGTACACACTCTACCCTCACAGTAGAGTGCACACTATCCCCTCACAGTACACACTATCCCCTCacagtacacactacacaacatggGTCAACAAGACAAAGCCTTTAGTTACATGTTAGTGGGAAACCTCTCAGGCCAAGTCACTATTTTGTTGTGTTTTCAATAAGAGAGTCAGGTTTGGAAGTAGACAGAGGTGACAGAAAGGTCATCAGGATACATCTCATGGTGGGAAACCTATCCCTCTGCCTATTTTGTAACTCTAGAATGTTTTTTTATAGCTCTTTGAATCACAGACAAAGGTTTGGGAAGGAATAAAGTACACTGAGATCCAAGCTAAAGGTCATTCTGTCTCACTATTGTTTCACTCAGTGCTCCATGTCACTAAAGCAGTGTTCCCCAAACTTGGTCCTGCATTGCACAAGGGGAGCACGTTTGGTTGTTTTGCCCTGGCACTACACAGCTTACTCAAATAACcaagtcatcatcaagctttgatgatttgaatcagctgtgtagtgctagggtaaaACCCCTAAACGTGCAGCCCTTGGTGAGTTTGGGAAACATTGCACTAGGGTGAAACAACAGTGAATGGGAGTGATGCTCAGTTTGGTTCCAGGCCAGGGACACAGGGGTTGTAGAGGACAGAAACCGTACCTCAGCCAGCAGGACAACCCTCTTGCCATCGGGCCAGATAACATGGTCCACTTGAGAACGCACCCTCTCCCAGGTAAGCTCCGGACTCCGCAGGCTGGCCTAGAGGCGAGAGAGACCGGGGCAGGATTAGTGACACAGCAGAAACACaaagcgtgcacacacacatacacacacacacacacacacacaggtaatagtAACTCACCACATCAATCTCAGTATTGGAATGTCCCATGTTGCAGACTATACAGCCGTTCTTCATCCGGTCCAGCTGCTCTCTGGTCACCACGTTCTTATTGCCTgagtgacaacaacaacaacaatacagtCAGATCTGATTACAATCAATACTGTTGGCTGTCtataatgacagagagagagagagaggaagagagggagagagagacggagggagagagagagatagggagagagagacagaggaagagagggacagagagagggagagggagagagagatagggagagagagagatagagagagggagagagagagagagagagggagggagagagagagagagggagggagagagagagggagagggagtgacagagagagggagagggagggacagagagagggagacagagagagggagagacagagacagagagagagggacagagagagagggacagagagagagagagagagagagagagagagagagagagggagggagggagggacggacagcgagacagagagagacagaaggagagacggagagagagggacagagagagggacagagagagggagggagggagggagggagggagggagggagggagggagggagggagggagggagggagggagggagggagggagggagggacagagagagacaaggagagacggagagagagagacagagacagagagagggagagactgagagagggacagagagagagagagggggggagggacagagagagagagggaggggagggacagagagagagagggagggagagggacagagagagggaaaaagggagggacagagagagagaggggagaaagaaggagagagagagagagacagagagagggagggacagagagaggagagacagagagggacagagagggagggagagagagagagagagagagtgagagagagagagagagagagagacagaagagagggacagagagagggagagagagatagagatagggagagagatagggagagagagagatagagagagggagggagagagagagggagagggagggacagagagagggagagggagggacagagagagggagagacagagagagagggacagagagagagggacagagggagagagagagagagagagagagagagagagagagagagagacagagagggagggagggagggagggacggacggagagccagagagagacagaaggagagacggagagagagggacagagagagggagggagggagggacagagagagacaaggagagacggagagagagagacagagacagagagagggagagacagagagagggacagagagagagagagagaggggggagggacagagagagagagggagggagagggacagagagagggaaaaagggagggacagagagagagagggagaaagaaggagagagagagagacagagagagggagggacagagagaggagagacagagagggacagagagggagggagagagagagagagagagagagagagagagagagggagggagggagggacggagagacagagagagacagaaggagagacggagagagagggacagagagagggagacagagggagacagagagagacagagagagagggacagagagagggagacagagggagacagagagatggagagagagggagacagagggagacagaaggagagatggagagagagggagacagagggagacagagggagacagagagagagggacagagagagacagagagagagagacagagagagagggacagagaatatttgaaatgtctataaGTGAGTCACCGAGTTGTTTGATAAAGATACACATTCAAACAGGTGACCTCTAACTTGACATCTGTTAGATAAACCTGAGTCATAAACAAGGACAGCGGCTGGGAGGTCTGCTTGTATAATTGTCAGAGTGGAATAAAGTGTGTGGAGGAGGCATGCTCTGACTGGTCTAGTTTACCTGTGCAGGTTATCACCAGATCCATCTGACGAATGACTTCATTCAGCTTCACCACCCTGAACCCATCCATGCTGTATACACAGGAAGAGTTGTAGGAAAAAGTAGCCAAAAATAACTAAACACACATCTTTTAAAAGACGTGGATACATTAGATTGAGGGCAAGTTCCAGCCACTCACCAGCCCTGCAGGGCACAGATGGGATCTATCTCTGTGATGCAGACGATGGCTCCCAGGGCCTTCAGAGCAGAACAGCAACCCTTCCCCACCTACAGGACAGAGGACAGCCCAGGACAGCACTCTCAAATCTAGGTTCAAATGTCATACAGAAACTTTTTAAACTAAGGTGTCAGCGAACGGTCATCAGAATCAGAAGGACTCTACCTCTCCataaccacacaccaccacctgtTTCCCCCCAAACATCACATCAGTGGTCCTCTTCAAACTACCGCAAGCAGAGAAAGTAACAATTACAATCAGACATTACAAACAAAACCATCACACACTTTTTGTGAGAAAAACATTTGATATTAGCGTTTTAAAAAAGgtcctcacccgtccaggatggactctctgcagcagtagttactgtactatattctacatgacaactcctcctcacccgtccaggatggactctctgcagcagtagttactgtactatattctacatgacaacccctcctcacccgtccaggatggactctctgcagcagtagttactgtactatattctacatgacaacccctcctcacccgtccaggatggactctctgcagcagtagttactgtactatattctacatgacaacccctcctcacccgtccaggacggactctctgcagcagtagttactgtactatattctacatgacaacccctcctcacccgtccaggacggactctctgcagcagtagttactgtactatattctacatgacaacccctcctcacccgtccaggacggactctctgcagcagtagttactgtactatattctacatgacaacccctcctcacccgtccaggacggactctctgcagcagtagttactgtactatattctacatgacaacccctcctcacccgtccaggatggactctctgcagcagtagttactgtactatattctacatgacaacccctcctcacccgtccaggatggactctctgcagcagtagttactgtactatattctacatgacaacccctcctcacccgtccaggatggactctctgcagcagtagttactgtactatattctacatgacaacccctcctcacccgtccaggatggactctctgcagcagtagttactgtactatattctacatgacaacccctcctcacccgtccaggatggactctctgcagcagtagttactgcactatattctacatgacaacccctcctcacccgtccaggatggactctctgcagcagtagttactgtactatattctacatgacaacccctcctcacccgtccaggatggactctctgcagcagtagttactgtactatattctacatgacaacccctcctcacccgtccaggatggactctctgcagcagtagagGTTGTCAAACTTCTGCTTGGTAACAGAGTCGTTCACATTCATGGCCGGGACACACAGCTTGCCTGCCTTGGACAGCTGGTACAACCTGACAGTAAAGGATGTAAATAAATGAAGAAGATAGTCTGTGGTTCAACTAAAGGACAAACAGGGGATCAACTGAACCAATCACACAGACGTCTCTCCTTGCTGTggatgtatatgtgaccaatgtTTTAGGAAGGCTCTTTCTCACCTGTGGACTCCAGTGACACTCTCCTCCACGATGCCCTGAGCCTTCTTAAACACGCTGGGGTACTTCTTATAAACCCAGTGGGTCAGATCCCCTCCGTCATCCAAGATCTACAGTAACACAAACACAGGAAGAGCAATGGTAGCAGAGCAGACAGTGGACTCAAACAATAGAAACATCTGCATACTAAATAGAGCCATCTGCAGCATTAAGTCTGCATACTAAATAGAGACATCTGCTGCATTAAGTCTGCATACTAAATAGAGATATCTGCTGCATTAAGTCTGCATACTAAATAGAGATATCTGCTGCATTAAGTCTGCATACTAAATAGAGATCTGCTGCATTAAGTCTGCATACTAAATAGAGATATCTGCTGCATTAAGTCTGCATACTAAATAGAGACATCTGCTGCATTAAGTCTGCATACTAAATAGAGATATCTGCTGCATTAAGTCTGCATACTAAATAGAGATATCTGCTGCATTAAGTCTGCATACTAAATAGAGATATCTGCTGCATTAAGTCTGCATACTAAATAGAGATATCTGCTGCATTAAGTCTGCATACTAAATAGAGATATCTGCTGCATTAAGTCTGCATACTAAATAGAGATATCTGCTGCATTAAGTCTGCATACTAAATAGAGATATCTGCTGCATTAAGTCTGCATACTAAATATAGATATCTGCTGCATTAAGTCTGCATACTAAATAAGGTGCGGAAGATAAGTGACGGATGGAAACAGAAGCCTCCACAAATACAGTAAAGCAATTTCAATCATTTCAAATCAATCAAAATAAGCCTCCACAATGTCTGAGAGTCTCATCACGACACGACAGATGTCAAGTACATTATTAAGGGATGGTTTAGTCATTAGGTACCATGTTGGCCTGCCAGCCTTCCGTGTTGACACAGCGGTCGATGCACCACCAAAAGTCATCCTCTGACTCGCCCTTCCACGCAAACACAGGCACAcctgtaggggagaggagagagatgctaGCACTTATtatggggggggggagagagagagaggctagcacttattatgggggggggagagagaggctagcacttattatggggggggagagagacatcacagcagcaagatttgtaacctgttgccacaagaaaagggcaccattgtaaatacaacctataggtagagggagggtgagagagagagaaggggagagacagacagacagaaagcgagagaggaCAGTATGATAAGTTCTCACCAGTCTCTGCCAGGGCAGCAGCCACCTCGTTCTGAGTAGAGTAAATGTTACAGGCTGTCCAACGACACTGAGCTCCCAGAGCTACCAGGGTCTCTATCAGAACCTGAGGGgggaaatacacaaacacactacaTTTGAGTATtaattagttcctgtcaaggcagcagctactcttcctggggtttattatggatccccattagttcctgccaaggcagcagctactcttcctggggtttattatggatccccactagttcctgccaaggcagcagctactcttcctggggtttattatgcatccccattagttcctgtcaaggcagcagctactcttcctggggtttattatggatccccattagttcctgccaaagcagcagctactcttcctcgggtttattatggatccccattagttcctgccaaggcagcagctactcttcctagggtttattatggatccccattagttcctgtcaaggcagcagctactcttcctggggtttattatggatccccattagtccctgtcaaggcagcagctactcttcctggggtttattatgcatccccattagttcctgtcaaggcagcagctactcttcctggggtttattatggatccccattagttcctgccaaggcagcagctactcttcctggggtttattatggatccccattagttcctgtcaaggcagtagctactcttcctggggtttattatggatccccattagttcctgccaaggcagcagctactcttcctggggtttattatggatctccattagttcctgccaaggcagtagctactcttcctggggtttattatggatccccattagtccctgccaaggcagcagctactcttcctggggtttattatgcatCCCcactagttcctgccaaggcagcagctactctcctggggtttattatggatccccattagttcctgccaaggcagcagctactcttcctggggtttattatggatccccattagttcctgccaaggcagcagctactcttcctggggattATTATgcatcctcattagttcctgccaaggcagcagctactcttcctggggtttattatggatccccattagttcctgccaaggcagcagctactcttcctggggtttattatgcatccccattagttcctgtcaaggcagcagctactcttcctggggtttattatgcatccccattagttcctgccaaggcagcagctactcttcctggagtttatgAAGGATCCAATTTAGTCCCTGCCAAGGCAAcagctcctcttcctggggtccaaacaggattAAAACAAggacaacaaaacaacaacacacaataaATAAAAGATTACATCACATTATTACCATTATTACAAAATAAGTACATACACTAACACATATAAAATACATTCATGTCAAGTAATCTAAACAAGACCCAAAAATCATGCTGCTATTTCAGGAGTCAAGTGCCAGATGTTttgttcattacatttacatttaagtcatttagcagacgatgTCTGATCAAGTAGACTAGACTGCCAGGAAAGCCAAAGAGAGTAGAAGGTAAGATGAAGTATGGTAGAGAGGTATTCTCTCAATCTAAGATGTTGTATGGTAGAGAGGTATTCTCTCAATCTAAGATGTTGTATGGTAGAGAGGTATTCTCTCAATCTAAGATGTTGTATGGTAGAGAGGTATTCTCTCAATCTAAGATGTTGTATGGTAGAGAGGTATTCTCTAAATCTAAGATGTAGTATGGTAGAGAGGTATTCTCTCAATCTAAGATGTTGTATGGTAGAGAGGTATTCTCTCAATCTAAGATGTTGTATGGTAGAGAGGTATTCTCTCAAT
The window above is part of the Salmo salar chromosome ssa15, Ssal_v3.1, whole genome shotgun sequence genome. Proteins encoded here:
- the LOC106572868 gene encoding S-adenosylhomocysteine hydrolase-like protein 1 isoform X2; this encodes MTDAVVDGKLEVVKQATKYVKETENVAEKYSAMTVSKNSDMNMNVGELQSAAFTAVPTLKSVKKIQFANAEDKQEFQKYPTKAGRRSLSRSISQSSTDSYSSAASYSDSSDDETSPRDKTQANSKGSSDFCVKNVKQAEFGRREIEIAEQDMSALISLRKRAQGEKPLAGAKIVGCTHITAQTAVLIETLVALGAQCRWTACNIYSTQNEVAAALAETGVPVFAWKGESEDDFWWCIDRCVNTEGWQANMILDDGGDLTHWVYKKYPSVFKKAQGIVEESVTGVHRLYQLSKAGKLCVPAMNVNDSVTKQKFDNLYCCRESILDGLKRTTDVMFGGKQVVVCGYGEVGKGCCSALKALGAIVCITEIDPICALQGCMDGFRVVKLNEVIRQMDLVITCTGNKNVVTREQLDRMKNGCIVCNMGHSNTEIDVASLRSPELTWERVRSQVDHVIWPDGKRVVLLAEGRLLNLSCSTVPTFVLSITATTQALALIELFNAPEGRYKQDVYLLPKKMDEYVASLHLSNFDAHLTELSDEQAKYMGLNKNGPFKPNYYRY
- the LOC106572868 gene encoding S-adenosylhomocysteine hydrolase-like protein 1 isoform X1, with the protein product MTDAVVDGKLEVVKQATKYVKETENVAEKYSAMTVSKNSDMNMNVGELQSAAFTAVPTLKSVKKIQFANAEDKQEFQKYPTKAGRRSLSRSISQSSTDSYSSAASYSDSSDDETSPRDKTQANSKGSSDFCVKNVKQAEFGRREIEIAEQDMSALISLRKRAQGEKPLAGAKIVGCTHITAQTAVLIETLVALGAQCRWTACNIYSTQNEVAAALAETGVPVFAWKGESEDDFWWCIDRCVNTEGWQANMILDDGGDLTHWVYKKYPSVFKKAQGIVEESVTGVHRLYQLSKAGKLCVPAMNVNDSVTKQKFDNLYCCRESILDGLKRTTDVMFGGKQVVVCGYGEVGKGCCSALKALGAIVCITEIDPICALQGCMDGFRVVKLNEVIRQMDLVITCTGNKNVVTREQLDRMKNGCIVCNMGHSNTEIDVASLRSPELTWERVRSQVDHVIWPDGKRVVLLAEGRLLNLSCSTVPTFVLSITATTQALALIELFNAPEGRYKQDVYLLPKKMDEYVASLHLSNFDAHLTELSDEQAKYMGLNKNGPFKPNYYRY
- the LOC106572868 gene encoding S-adenosylhomocysteine hydrolase-like protein 1 isoform X3 — translated: MEKDRQGTITHRNPQHGYGPGHRHGMEQIQFANAEDKQEFQKYPTKAGRRSLSRSISQSSTDSYSSAASYSDSSDDETSPRDKTQANSKGSSDFCVKNVKQAEFGRREIEIAEQDMSALISLRKRAQGEKPLAGAKIVGCTHITAQTAVLIETLVALGAQCRWTACNIYSTQNEVAAALAETGVPVFAWKGESEDDFWWCIDRCVNTEGWQANMILDDGGDLTHWVYKKYPSVFKKAQGIVEESVTGVHRLYQLSKAGKLCVPAMNVNDSVTKQKFDNLYCCRESILDGLKRTTDVMFGGKQVVVCGYGEVGKGCCSALKALGAIVCITEIDPICALQGCMDGFRVVKLNEVIRQMDLVITCTGNKNVVTREQLDRMKNGCIVCNMGHSNTEIDVASLRSPELTWERVRSQVDHVIWPDGKRVVLLAEGRLLNLSCSTVPTFVLSITATTQALALIELFNAPEGRYKQDVYLLPKKMDEYVASLHLSNFDAHLTELSDEQAKYMGLNKNGPFKPNYYRY